A section of the Clostridia bacterium genome encodes:
- a CDS encoding radical SAM protein → MHVPNLKRLEIDITLLCNLNCINCDRIISVVPSNSSQNMSVDQIKKFIEQSVSNNYEWEGITVLGGEPTIHPDFKEIISLLADYKSLHNHSMRLAIVTNGYGDNNRKVLEWLEYKHPYVIIDNGKKTSKYQPHFINVCNAPVDILEDGKSQKYRGCWLTETVGIALTYSGFYPCSVGSSIDRVFKYDIGIKDIKDLGILKLQEMYDVLCSKCGHYCIKQSSKSGSKMTVSTTHEQISQEFEYRINNFKNEDIDDSTSPVWKEAIKKYYSDTRDLTRY, encoded by the coding sequence ATGCATGTACCAAATTTAAAAAGATTGGAAATTGATATAACACTTTTATGTAATCTAAACTGTATAAACTGTGACAGAATAATTTCTGTAGTTCCCAGTAACTCAAGTCAGAATATGTCAGTTGACCAGATTAAAAAATTTATTGAACAATCAGTAAGTAATAATTATGAGTGGGAGGGAATTACTGTACTAGGTGGAGAGCCTACAATCCATCCGGATTTCAAAGAAATTATATCATTATTGGCAGACTACAAAAGCTTGCATAATCATAGCATGCGCCTTGCCATTGTAACAAACGGCTATGGAGATAATAACCGAAAGGTATTGGAATGGTTGGAATATAAACATCCTTACGTTATAATAGATAACGGCAAAAAAACATCAAAGTATCAACCTCATTTCATTAATGTGTGTAATGCACCTGTTGATATTCTTGAAGATGGAAAATCTCAAAAATATAGGGGGTGTTGGTTAACTGAAACTGTAGGTATTGCACTTACATATTCCGGATTTTATCCTTGTTCCGTAGGAAGTTCTATAGACCGGGTGTTTAAGTATGATATCGGAATAAAGGACATAAAGGATTTAGGTATTTTGAAACTGCAGGAAATGTATGATGTCTTATGCTCCAAATGCGGACACTACTGTATAAAGCAAAGTTCCAAATCAGGTAGCAAAATGACAGTGTCTACAACTCATGAGCAGATATCACAAGAGTTTGAATATAGAATAAACAATTTTAAGAATGAGGATATCGATGACTCAACTTCTCCTGTCTGGAAAGAAGCAATAAAAAAATATTATAGTGATACTCGTGATCTTACTAGATATTAA
- the pulA gene encoding type I pullulanase → MRKKKVTAWITSFLMIVFILQSAIIQPVFSESNTVSVTIHYHRLDGNYDNWNIWGWIPGAEGSRFNFTSEDSYGRVASYTLENTPNETRVGFIIRLGEWEARDTDGDRFAQIKDGKVEVWLLQGESGVYFSEEEARAAIIPKLTGATMSSINKILVRTNIPFELSGHGDEGITIKSDDDVIGISGVRNPNAQALETAGYETQDNTVHFALVPGSRDVPSLDPNGGSLVYVAGTMNGWNSSGAEGWKMDWNPDKKYYELTKTLGTDINFGDEFKFINIVNGNPNWMSGNNIRLINQNITSVAEVTTSENLPLNRRYSVIVDGYQGESTVILSGNVLSSKEFDELFYYSGDDLGYTYSKEKTSFRVWAPLAEKVILMVYKDGDTASADPGMPYEMQKDVKGTWTASLEGDQNGIFYTYKVTNYGVEAEAGDPYAKAAGVNGDRSAVVDLASINPDNWDMDKKPEFKSREDAIIYELHIRDLAMDADSGIVNKGKYIQFKEEGTKGPGGISTGIDHIKELGVSHVHILPSFDYASIDEKHLEQNNFNFGYDPENFNVPEGSYSTDPYKPEVRIKEYKEMVQAFHKNGLRMVIDVVYNHTNDGSLDKFRRIVPGYYYRMREDGTYYNGSGTGNETASERAMVRKYIVDSVKYWINEYHVDGLRFDLMGIHDMETMKAVRAEADKIDPSIIIYGEGWDMGNLPREQRTIQPYAKDMPEIVYFNDNIRDNLKGPYNNSTAHGFVDGQQYYDLEVMEGVAGSIAYNDIVKDYNGAPGQSVNYVSCHDNMTLWDKISAANPGISEAERQKMHNLANTIVMTSQGIPFLHSGVEFFRTKQGVYDSFVSPDSINAMDWSEKAAHLDSVEFYKGLIALRKEHPAFRMATSDMIRKHLTFIPSQNNSVAYVIKDNANKDSWKNILVAYNANTTAVQIDIPKARWNVVVKGNKAGTGTIRTEKCSKLSIEPLSAVVMYTNEKIKVNDLFADKETVKTRLNSSNLTVRGKDIAAAERITQKDGVFYFPVVDIAKAIGAYTDYNSEEGLIKIRKGCSIITISTNDYSVYVKGRKVKTDYGTYASNDTIMVSSGFIEDLLGGCVLADHRRYNADTQRANTLEPDIYILY, encoded by the coding sequence TTCAGTGAATCTAATACTGTAAGTGTAACTATTCACTATCACCGCCTGGATGGGAACTATGACAACTGGAATATATGGGGATGGATACCTGGAGCCGAAGGCAGCAGATTTAACTTTACTTCGGAAGACAGCTACGGAAGAGTTGCCAGTTATACTCTCGAAAACACACCCAACGAGACAAGAGTAGGGTTTATTATTCGTTTGGGTGAATGGGAAGCCAGAGATACTGATGGTGACCGGTTCGCGCAGATTAAGGACGGTAAGGTAGAAGTATGGCTGCTGCAAGGAGAATCAGGTGTTTATTTCAGTGAAGAGGAAGCGAGGGCGGCTATTATACCAAAACTAACTGGTGCTACAATGAGTTCGATAAACAAAATACTCGTAAGGACAAATATCCCATTTGAACTCTCGGGTCACGGTGATGAAGGAATAACTATTAAGTCAGACGACGATGTTATCGGAATCTCCGGAGTAAGAAATCCTAATGCACAGGCTTTAGAAACCGCAGGCTATGAAACTCAGGACAACACCGTACACTTCGCACTTGTCCCCGGCAGCAGAGATGTACCATCTCTTGATCCAAATGGAGGCAGTCTGGTGTATGTGGCAGGAACAATGAACGGCTGGAACAGCAGCGGAGCAGAAGGCTGGAAAATGGATTGGAATCCCGATAAAAAATATTACGAATTGACTAAAACCCTGGGTACCGATATTAACTTCGGAGATGAGTTCAAATTTATAAATATAGTCAATGGTAATCCAAACTGGATGAGTGGAAACAATATTAGACTGATAAATCAGAACATTACATCGGTTGCAGAAGTTACAACCAGTGAAAATCTGCCTCTTAACCGCCGGTATTCAGTTATCGTAGATGGATACCAGGGAGAAAGTACGGTTATATTAAGTGGCAATGTCCTATCCAGTAAGGAGTTCGATGAACTTTTTTATTACAGTGGCGATGATCTCGGATATACCTATTCTAAGGAGAAGACCAGCTTCAGAGTATGGGCCCCTCTGGCAGAGAAGGTAATACTTATGGTATACAAGGATGGCGATACTGCTTCAGCTGACCCGGGCATGCCATATGAAATGCAGAAAGACGTAAAGGGTACATGGACGGCATCTCTGGAAGGAGACCAGAATGGAATATTCTATACATATAAGGTAACAAATTATGGTGTAGAAGCTGAAGCCGGCGATCCATATGCAAAGGCTGCTGGAGTTAACGGTGACCGTTCTGCTGTTGTGGATCTTGCTTCTATAAATCCTGACAACTGGGATATGGATAAGAAACCTGAATTCAAATCACGCGAAGATGCTATCATTTACGAGCTTCATATAAGAGATCTTGCAATGGATGCAGATTCAGGCATCGTAAACAAGGGGAAATACATTCAATTCAAGGAAGAAGGTACAAAAGGACCTGGCGGTATATCTACAGGTATTGATCATATAAAGGAGCTAGGTGTATCACATGTACACATATTACCCTCTTTTGATTATGCATCAATAGATGAAAAACACCTTGAGCAAAATAATTTTAATTTTGGCTATGACCCTGAAAACTTTAATGTTCCTGAAGGATCATATTCAACCGATCCATACAAGCCCGAAGTCCGTATAAAAGAATACAAGGAGATGGTTCAGGCTTTTCATAAAAATGGCCTCCGTATGGTTATAGACGTTGTTTACAACCATACAAACGACGGCAGCCTGGACAAATTCCGCAGAATTGTTCCTGGGTATTATTATAGAATGCGTGAAGACGGAACATACTATAATGGTTCCGGCACCGGTAATGAAACTGCTTCTGAGAGAGCAATGGTAAGAAAGTATATAGTTGATTCGGTTAAGTACTGGATAAACGAGTATCATGTAGACGGTTTAAGGTTTGACCTCATGGGAATACATGATATGGAAACTATGAAAGCTGTAAGAGCTGAAGCTGATAAAATTGACCCTAGTATCATAATATATGGTGAAGGCTGGGATATGGGCAACCTTCCGAGGGAGCAAAGAACTATACAACCATATGCAAAGGATATGCCGGAAATAGTATACTTCAATGATAATATCCGCGATAATCTAAAAGGACCATACAATAATTCGACTGCACACGGTTTTGTTGACGGTCAGCAGTACTATGATCTCGAAGTAATGGAAGGTGTAGCAGGCAGTATTGCTTATAATGACATAGTCAAGGATTATAACGGAGCTCCCGGACAATCCGTAAACTATGTTTCCTGTCATGATAATATGACGCTTTGGGACAAAATATCTGCCGCTAACCCGGGTATATCAGAAGCTGAACGCCAAAAAATGCATAACCTTGCAAATACAATAGTAATGACTTCCCAGGGTATCCCATTTTTACACTCGGGTGTAGAGTTCTTCAGAACAAAGCAAGGTGTATATGACAGCTTCGTATCACCTGACAGCATTAATGCGATGGATTGGTCAGAAAAAGCTGCCCACCTTGACAGTGTTGAATTCTACAAGGGTCTGATAGCTCTCCGCAAGGAACACCCTGCATTTAGAATGGCAACATCCGATATGATCAGAAAGCATCTTACTTTCATACCGTCGCAAAACAATTCTGTAGCTTATGTTATTAAAGATAATGCCAATAAAGACTCATGGAAGAATATTTTAGTAGCATATAATGCAAATACAACTGCAGTACAGATCGATATTCCGAAAGCAAGGTGGAATGTTGTAGTAAAAGGAAATAAAGCCGGAACGGGTACAATCCGTACTGAAAAATGCTCTAAACTATCTATAGAGCCTTTAAGTGCAGTTGTAATGTATACTAATGAAAAAATCAAAGTAAATGATCTATTTGCAGATAAAGAAACTGTGAAGACAAGACTTAACTCCTCAAATCTTACCGTCAGAGGCAAAGATATAGCTGCTGCAGAAAGAATAACTCAAAAGGATGGAGTTTTCTACTTCCCCGTTGTAGACATTGCAAAGGCTATAGGTGCATATACTGACTACAATTCAGAAGAAGGGTTAATAAAAATTAGAAAAGGCTGTTCGATAATAACCATTTCTACAAACGATTATAGTGTCTATGTAAAAGGTAGAAAAGTAAAAACCGATTACGGAACATACGCTTCAAATGATACAATCATGGTATCTTCAGGCTTTATTGAAGATTTGCTTGGCGGCTGTGTGCTGGCTGACCACAGAAGATATAATGCAGATACGCAAAGGGCAAACACTTTGGAACCGGATATTTATATTTTGTATTAG